The Dermacentor andersoni chromosome 1, qqDerAnde1_hic_scaffold, whole genome shotgun sequence genomic interval ATATAGCATGGAATTCCGACCAAAAAAGTATTGTCAATAAGCGCACCTTTGTTCTGCGTAATCAAACGAGAAATCACTGCACAAAACCTGTAGGTATAATGACGGTTCATAGGTAACTGTATCCTTCAATTGAATGGCGCATGCTACTTAACGATTACGTTCAATTTTCTTTTCCCCTATATTTCACCTGCCCCCttttgtgccactgggtatgtgctcatTTTTGGCCAATCTTCCCCACCTGAAAACGCGCGAACGCACCCAGCGCCCCTGCCACCACCAACCCTACACCTGAACAGCGAGACACCATGCTGTCCAGCTCGGACCCACGAGACCAGCGATAACTGGCGTGGCGGGCCCGGGAGACTGCTCAAGCAACAGGAGTCCTGGGTGAGCAAAATCATTTCATGCTTAACAAGGCAACGCAATTATAGTAATAAAGCTCAAATGTCACCAAAAAGTGAATTCGCACTTGAGATGTTCCAGGACTATAAgtggtaaaagaaagaaaacaaaaccaaaTAATTTTACCTTAGAGATTTAATGACATATAATTGTATCGCTCCGATTAAATGCTTACAAATGAGTGTGaagttaattatttattattattacttttttcctatttcttttcttttgaaagGACTGAGATGCAGGGGCGGACCGGTTATGGGCCGATACGTTGAAGTTCAGTGAAAAAAGCAGAAAAATCAGCAAATACGGAAAGATTCTCTAAGAAAGAAATGTTTATTAGGCTTCAGCATCCTCGATACTAAGATGTAAAAGCTGCATTTTCAAAGCAATAGCTTCGATACCGTTTGGAAGGAGGCCCATAAACTCGAACTCCCAACTCACTGCTTCCAAACGGGTAAAATCCGGTTTTATTTCTCATCAAGACATTGCATCACGTTTCCGCTAGCAACAGGTGTGCCTGTGACCACCAGCACGCACCCAGCATCCTGTAATTTCCAGCTAAGAGCAATGACATCACATGCGTGATACCCTTCTCTTCTTGCTTCTCATATGTGCCTCGCGCATCAAGGGCGCTCTAGGCAATCTCCACTTACTCAAACGGAACGGGGCAAAAACCGCCGCCCGTTCCGTACACGCTTCACtggccactggaaacagcgcgtCAACCGCCGTACGTATTGTCCCCAGCATTTCTAATGCAAGGCCTCCCCAAGCCTTCTCTGTATGACCCAGACGAAACGGCGTGAGTGAGAGCGTGCGCTGCTTGATGGAGACACCTGGGTTTAACTTTcgtatctttttttcttgtctggCAGCAGAGTGACGTAACACTTAACCCGTCTTGAAACTTCCTCTCATCTTCATTTTGTGGaacctgcctttttttttttttgcgccgtaTATAAAACGGACAGCTTTCTTATCGCTAAGCCATACGAGCCCTCTTGGCGGAGAAAGGAACCCACGTTCAGAGATGAAGGTGAGAGACGGACTTTCCTGTAGAAAAAGTATTTCTCAACGAAGGCATTGCAGTTTGGTGAAGTCGAAGTTGCAGTGCCTTCAATGGACGAAATACGTGCTCTACAACTAAGGTATTGCAAAAGGTGTCGCAATGCTTATTTATTCCCGTTTCTTTATGCTGATGTTTCTTACCTAAACTTCCCCACTTCTTCCACAAAGAGACGAGCCTGTCTCGAAGAACAAGTTCAACTGGAAAACTTCTGTGTGCGGACCGAGTAGTCACATACAAAGTCGCCTCCAATCGTTCTACGTATTCAATGACGCGAATAGAGTTCTTCAGTGACAAACCCTGACGAAGTCTCACAGCCTCACTTTCCACACCCGTTCGTCGTCATTAGCCTACAAGCACTTTGTTCATGCAACCAGCAAGAAACATATTCTGATGTATATCGCCGTTATTTTGacaaatgagaaaagaaaagtgtaagCCGCTTTAAGCTGACTGGACGACAGAACGCTCACAGAGGAAAAAATACTGGGGCCATGGATTCAGCTATCATCCGCACAGAGGGCCACAATTGAAAGCTCTACTGCACATTTTGAAGACGTCTGAGCCCGGCGAACGCCTTTCCTTGAGGGGTAAACGCAGTTGTGCGTGCGCGCATCACCTGCTATTCCTTTCATTTACCCTGTCctttgccacggcggccgcatttcaatgggggcgaaatgcgaaaacacccgtgtacttagatttaggtgcacgttaaagaaccccaggtggtcaaaatttacggagtcctccactacggcgtgccccataatcagaaagtggttttggcacgtaaaaccccataattttttttaccctGTCCTTTATTCATTTCTTCCCGCTTCTCCTTCCTCAAGGGTAGGCTGCAAACTAGGTGCAACCTGGTTATATTCCATGTCTACTTTTCTTTCCCTCAATCTGATCGGCCTGCGCTGTTTTGTCAGTTGTAGTTCAATGTAAGCTCTTCAAGTCGCACTGATTCTCATTCGTTGTTCGCTAGCTCCTGAACATCGCCGTTGTGTCCGCCGTGGTCTGCCTGGCTGTCGCTGGGCCTGCGCCCAAGATGGACGCcccagcagcagcaccagctgcAGGCAAGGAAGAGAAGATTGAAGGACGAGGTGGTTTCTTCGGCGGCCCTGTTGGATACGGAGGTGGCTACGGAGGTGGCTACGGAGGCGGTCCCGTGGCACTTGGAGGCGCCGCCTACGGCAACGCCGCGGGCGGCTACCAAGGTGGCTTCGCTAGTGGCGCCCAGGGCTTCAACCAGGGATCCGGTGGCTTTGCAGGTGGCGACTCATTCAGGAACGTGCAAGGCTACAACAACCAAATGGGTTACAGCTCCAGCACTGGCTTCTCGAAGACCGACTCAAACCGCTACGGAACCGGTTTCGGCCAGCACTCGGGAGGCTTCGCCGGCGGAGCCGCTGGTCACCAGGCTGGTTTTGGCCAGGCTGGCTTTGGACAAGTCGGCGGAATTGGCCACTACTAGCACAGGTTTGGAAAATTAATCagttgcgtgtgtgtgcgctttTCAAGTCTTCTTAAAGCGCATAAATGCATAGTAAGTTGAAGATGGTTCGCTTTTGGAATGTGGGCCCGTATTCGCAAGACGTTCTTAAACAAGAATTGTTTGCAAGGAAAAAAATCAGCCAATGGTGATGGTATACgcgttattagcgaaggcggccagtcAGTGACAAAGTGCACTTATGTactgaaagctttgtgaattcgggcccTTAACTATGGCATGCACTTACATTGCATGAAGCAGGTGTGTGTGCGGATTCAATCCACTCCCCTTCCATTTTTGCGTTTTGCAAGAGTATTGGCTGCTCTCGATGCAATTAGGTTCGTAAAACGAGACGTGCACTTGTTTTCGGTTTAGTTCATAAATCCTGTTGCAGTTCTTAAGTAGTTGTGAATCTGCTTTCTACCTCTGCTTAGTTGCAAAACACTGCTAACGTAAGTAGTAATGCTTCTATAGCATTACGTGTAAACCATTTTGCTATGTGCCGGCGTTGGCGACAAGCAATGTCCTCTGCGCACTGGGAAACTTGATAAGTTGCTGCTGGAATCTGTAGTTAATTACACACCTCATATCCACGAAACAAATATTTTGTTACTTTAGTTTTGCAATAGTACTGGTGCAGTGTAGTTATCTACGATCTTTGTGAAAAAGCTTGAAATAACGTCTATTTGTTTATGCTCGGATGGAATGCTGGGGTGAAATACTAAATTAAAGAGGGAAAGAGATCAGTCAGTCTGCTGAGCCTGATGCATAACTGTGCGCGAAACCAGAGACTCACTAATATTTTTGTCAACTTCTGTTCAGGGCATGAAAACGTTCTGTGTAGTTGGGCTGACAAAATGAATCCGCTATATCCATTTTTTTCTGTGGCTTTTCTTAAGTCGTTATCAAAGTTCCTATCGAGGTTGCTTTGTTGAGCAACTCAAAGTCCTTCACTCAGATATTATTATATCAAGTATCTCGTTGGCATAattgtacatttttttctttgcaggcgCAAGATCTAGTCGCATGGCTCACATCTAAACCCGTGTTCAAGCTGGAAAACATAATTTCTTGTACAAATATTgtgaataaattattattattttgctttcAAGTATTTCTCATAATTGTTTCAACTTTATGCGGCGACATACAAGTTATACCTAAGCCTGAACGAAATCGTCGAATGTTCAGTAGAAGATATACAATACTGTTGGAACGAAGGCAACAATGTGTCTACCACAAGAGCCGATAATGTTTGTCTTAGTATTGTTGCTAGGAGTTCCAAAAGAAATAACATTTAGGCGTTGGTTACAAGCTAGGCAAGTGAACTGCACCCTGCCTCGCCCTTGCTTGCTGTGACTCATAATCATTTCTTCAACAAAAATGCTATGCCAACAACACGTTGAAATAAACTCAAAACAGGCTATCTTGGAAACGGTCTTAATATTTTAACTTTTGCAGTATCGATCTTGAAAGGGAACATAATAGCACATAGTTTCGTttcaaatgtaaaaaataagCACCTTCTATTGTAGTGCTACGGCGCGCAAAAGCACAAGAGCAGCGAAACCGACGCCGTGGAATCGCTAACTTTATTACTAAACTGTCTAAATAATTCGAAGTTTAAGCGTGCTTGGAAAACCACTCGTGCTTTCGCTGTGTTTAAATCTGGCGCCAAAACGGATGTCGCAAACTATCGGCCGATATCTCTTCTCTCTGTGATTTCCAAGCTTATCGGTTTAGCTATTCACAGTGTATTGTcgttcaatataaaaaaaaaaatgttctcgcTCCAAATCAGCACGGATTTCATTCCGACCACTTGTCTTGTCAGTTCTATGAAGCATATTACCACGCCCGTCACGCAAAGCGGGCAAGTTGATGCTGTATACTGCAACCTCAGCACAGCCTTTGATGTAGTTAATCATCGCCTTCTGCTTGCGAAGCTTTCACACACTGGTGTTGAAGCCACTGTTGTAGTATCTTCTCTATAGATCCTGCTTCATGAGCATCAATGATTGATCTTATTTTCTCTATACGCTACCTAGCGGCGTTTCCCCAGGTGCCGCGTTAGGTCCACTTCTATTCTTCATTTCATCAATGGTGTTTCTTCGACAGTCCAGAAGTCTTCATTTCGTCTTGACGCCGACGACATGAATGtatttactgtaatatacactaTTGGGGACTGCCACACTCCACAGTCCAACCTGTATTTATTCTCTGAATTGTCCCAATGAAATGGGCTCAATCTAAATCCGTCTCAAACCAGAATTATGCCATATTTGCGTAAAACACATAATATTGCCCTCCCTCATTTGGTTGATCGGGCAGTTTAGACCGGGGTTGAGACAAGCAATCTCGGTGTGCTATTTGATGGTACGTTAAGCTTCTCCGCACACTCTAAGCGTAGGAACACGAGGCAGGCCTCGTAGGAACACGAACCCTGCGCACGCTCGATTCCGTCTTGAGACTGACAAGAGAATTCCGTACCACACTTCGCATTCTTTAAATTGTTCTCATAGTTACGTATCCCTTAACTTCAATGCACCTCAGTGTTGTGGAATGGCAGAAGCAATATAGGCAGCATACTTATCAAACGTGTTCTGAAAGAGTTCATGAGTATACATATAAACATCTTTTTCTGACCGTTTTCAGAACAAGCAACTTTTCAGGTTGGAATAATTATCCCACGTTTGCGTCACTTTGCGGAAGGCCTAGTCGTACTAACGTCTTATTTTTGTGTAATGTCTTTCACGGAATTATTTCTTGCACGGAGCTTATAGGTTTCTATTTTACTGCGGGTTCAGCAGAAGACTACCAGGGAACATGGACCCCTGGCTATTTCGGCGAACCACCTCCTATCCACAAATTGCAGAGTGTGTACAACTGTCTATTTCTCCGTCTTGATATTTTTCAAAACGTGTTCTCTTCTTTCTGTTCCGAACTTCGAGCTTCGTCTTAAGCCTTCTTTCTTGCAGCCCTCCTCTCCTGTCCTCTcatagtttatttttcttttcgtataaGTCACTTCGTTGAACGTGCACTTCTAGCCATCGACTGGCGTTCACGCACTGTTATTCCTTCTCCCACGTACTGTGTAAGTATGTAGGATGTCTCTCAATTTTGCGTTATTG includes:
- the LOC126547656 gene encoding uncharacterized protein, translating into MKLLNIAVVSAVVCLAVAGPAPKMDAPAAAPAAGKEEKIEGRGGFFGGPVGYGGGYGGGYGGGPVALGGAAYGNAAGGYQGGFASGAQGFNQGSGGFAGGDSFRNVQGYNNQMGYSSSTGFSKTDSNRYGTGFGQHSGGFAGGAAGHQAGFGQAGFGQVGGIGHY